Proteins encoded in a region of the Misgurnus anguillicaudatus chromosome 9, ASM2758022v2, whole genome shotgun sequence genome:
- the LOC129423917 gene encoding uncharacterized protein, producing the protein MLQQILKDMYIDPDVLDALNDEQKKTLFLKMREEQVRRWKEREEKLEREPLKPKPKTACGKSVSWLLGRDGDVQVIVIGEVDELKSRIIYSGFGERKTASVLNNSHNHPGTLKSNLANRTSAEPVRSGRENLPPKARSGVELNFKENIDKELRTLAPPQVSDEVLPSLPVENVSHQPQENREDAESGQSDNDSALLVCYRPHIRSCPLTPSAPSSPAYPDTGARTTNQLPDTSRLHPLDASKPQINRGKDFRVVAASKRAFSVDVGSETEESRLGRGRVAQLMKTFSVSSEATPRANKPPIPEKPNHLRPRPLPALR; encoded by the exons ATGCTGCAACAGATCTTAAAGGACATGTACATCGACCCCGATGTGCTGGACGCTCTGAACGATGAGCAGAAGAAGACCCTCTTCCTAAAGATGCGTGAGGAGCAGGTGCGACGCTGGAAGGAACGTGAGGAGAAGCTGGAGAGGGAACCGCTCAAACCCAAACCAAAGACAGCATGTGG CAAGAGCGTGAGCTGGCTGCTGGGTCGAGATGGAGACGTGCAGGTTATTGTCATCGGGGAGGTGGATGAGCTCAAATCCAGGATCATCTACTCAGGGTTTGGAGAGAGAAAAACAGCCAGCGTCCTCAACAATTCACA CAACCATCCTGGAACTTTGAAAAGCAACCTGGCAAACCGAACATCAGCAGAACCTGTACGATCAGGGCGGGAAAACCTTCCTCCCAAAGCCCGTTCAGGAGTTGAGTTAAACTTTAAG GAGAACATTGACAAAGAGTTAAGGACTCTGGCTCCCCCACAG GTGTCAGATGAAGTGCTGCCATCATTACCTGTAGAAAAT GTATCCCATCAGCCTCAGGAGAATAGAGAGGATGCCGAGTCAGGACAGTCAGACAATGATTCAGCACTCTTGGTTTGCTATCGGCCTCATATAAGATCTTGCCCCCTGACACCCTCTGCCCCTAGCAGTCCTGCCTATCCGGACACAGGGGCCAGGACGACCAATCAGCTGCCCGATACATCCAGACTCCATCCCCTAGACGCCTCCAAACCACAGATCAACAGAG GAAAAGATTTCCGAGTGGTTGCCGCCTCCAAACGAGCATTTTCCGTGGATGTGGGGTCCGAGACGGAAGAAAGCCGTTTGGGGCGGGGTCGCGTGGCTCAGCTCATGAAAACTTTTAGTGTGTCTAGTGAGGCCACGCCCCGTGCCAACAAACCTCCAATCCCGGAGAAGCCTAACCACTTGAGGCCCCGCCCCTTACCGGCCCTCAGGTAA